One Pectinophora gossypiella chromosome 21, ilPecGoss1.1, whole genome shotgun sequence genomic region harbors:
- the LOC126376661 gene encoding uncharacterized protein K02A2.6-like, with protein MLKTIKEETEKDLLLKTVCHYYKNGWLNNKKQVDGMVKAYWSVHTELHVVNGIIFRNDRVVIPASLRKEMLRRIHEGHMGIEKCQRRARGVMWWPGMSADIERVVASCEACARHRAALPRQPLQPHAVPDRPWQVLAADIFEIRDKRYLLVVDYYSKYVEIAQIQNLQSGTTIKALKDSFSRFGIPEKIITDNGTQFSSEEFKLFSRTWEFIHETSSPLYPRSNGLAERNVRTVKLLMIKAEETGEDWQLAVLNFRNSPVTGEQYSPAQLLMSRRLNTRLPICDKNLQPKTVNKETVKADRHRRINKYKENYDKGTRQLGSLKS; from the coding sequence ATGTTAAAAACAATCAAAGAAGAAACTGAAAAAGATTTACTTTTGAAAACTgtgtgtcattattataaaaatggatggctaaataacaaaaaacaagTAGATGGAATGGTAAAGGCTTATTGGAGCGTACATACAGAGTTACATGTTGTAAATGGAATTATATTCAGAAATGACCGAGTGGTCATTCCAGCTTCACTAAGAAAGGAGATGCTCAGGAGGATTCATGAAGGGCACATGGGGATAGAAAAATGTCAGAGGCGTGCGCGCGGCGTGATGTGGTGGCCGGGCATGTCGGCGGATATAGAACGCGTGGTGGCGAGCTGCGAGGCGTGTGCACGACACCGCGCCGCCCTCCCGCGCCAGCCGCTGCAGCCGCACGCCGTGCCCGACCGGCCCTGGCAGGTGCTCGCTGCCGATATATTTGAAATACGAGACAAGAGGTACCTTCTAGTTGTCGATTATTATTCTAAATATGTCGAAATAGCTCAGATACAAAACTTACAGAGTGGAACGACAATTAAAGCGTTGAAAGATAGTTTCAGTAGATTCGGAATTCCCGAGAAAATAATCACCGACAACGGTACTCAGTTTTCATCGGAAGAATTTAAATTGTTCAGCAGGACATGGGAATTCATACATGAGACTAGTTCGCCTCTATATCCACGTTCAAATGGACTTGCGGAGCGTAATGTGCGCACGGTGAAGCTGCTTATGATTAAAGCAGAAGAAACAGGCGAAGACTGGCAACTTGCGGTACTTAATTTTAGAAATTCTCCGGTAACTGGAGAGCAGTACTCACCTGCACAATTACTAATGAGTCGTCGTCTGAACACTAGATTACCAATTTGTGACAAGAATCTCCAACCAAAAACTGTGAACAAAGAAACAGTAAAAGCAGACAGACacagaagaataaataaatacaaagaaaattatgaCAAAGGAACACGACAACTGGGGAGTTTAAAATCCTAA